In Nostoc edaphicum CCNP1411, the sequence CAACGAGGAGCATTCCCATGCAGAGCATGGGAACAAGATAAACGAGAGAACAATGAAAAATCAAACTTTTTTGACTTGTGTATACACCGTAGCTTAAAAAGGGGGGGAAGCCGGAATCAAAGTCCCCCTTTTTAAGGGGGATTTAGGGGGATCAAACCACATTTTGCACTCAGCATAGAGATGTGTGTACACCGTAGCCTTGCTAAGGGAGGAAATATCCGGTTCTCCCCCTTAGCAAGGGGGAGTTAGAGGGGGTGAAAAGGACTTGTGCATACACCGTAGCTTCAAAAGGGGGGAACCGGAATCAAACTCCCCCAATTGATCAGGGGATTTAGGGAATCAAAAATTTTTGATCCTGACAAGAGGACTTTTCAAACATCCTTTTAGGGATTGGGAAATAATTTTCACCATACTCAATCTCCAGTCTTTAACTCCTAGTGTTGATAGTTACCATGACTTACGCAAAACTTACGTGCTCTGGGGCAATAGCCTGCAAAAAGCCGTTTTACGTCTATATGAATTGCCCCTACCTAAAAATCAGTCAGGGTTTTGGCTATTGTTTGCGTAAGTCCTGATTCATCAACAGTTAGCTCAAGCGATCGCTGATCTGGGGTTTGATCGATTCTGCCGTCAGTTGTCATATACGAAGATATTTAACACACTTTCACAAACTAAAGTTTTACAAAAGCTGGTCAGTAGCAAAAATAACTGACAACTGATAGGAAAATCTACCTGTATCAGGGGTAGGATGCTCAGAAATTTCATTTAATTAACGTTTTTAAGGAGATACTTCAATGTCACTTTGGGCTATTGATTCACCGAGAGTTGAACTGCGTCCGAACACCAGCGAAAGTGAATTACAAACACTGATTCGGGCAGTTTACAAACAGGTTTTGGGCAATGCTCACTTGTTGGAAAGTGAGCGACTAGCCACTGCTGAATCGCAATTGCGCGATCGCAAAATCAACGTCCGCGAATTCGTCAACAGTGTTGCGAAATCAGAACTTTATCAATCCCTGTTTTTCAACTCTTCTTCCCAATATCGGTTCATTGAACTGAACTTCAAACATCTGCTAGGACGTCCTCCTGCCGATCAGGCAGAAATTGCCGAACACGTCCGCATCTATAACGAACAAGGCTATGATGCTGAGATCGAATCCTATATCGATAGCTACGAATATCAGCAGAATTTTGGCGAGAATATTGTTCCTTATGTTCGCAGCACAAGCTCCCAAATCGGAATTAAGAATGTTACCTTTAACCGCACCTTTACCTTACTCAGAGGGGTAGCTAGCAGCGATAGCGATCGCAAAGCCAAACTGATCAGCGATGTCGGTTCCAATTTACCCACATCCATCAAGGCTCCTGCGGCTGGTTCTAGTGTAAGCAGTACCGACAAACGCTTCTTGATTAAGGTAGTCAAAGGTTCCGCTAATCTCCGTACTCGTCTGGGCAACCTCGAATATGTAGTTAACTACAACCAACTGTCTGGACAAGTGCAAAACATTCATCGGACAGGCGGCAAAATCATCAGTATCACTGAAGTTGCTTAACTAGGGGACTGGGGACTGGGGAGTGGGGACTGGGGACTGGGGACTGGGGAAATAATAACTCCCCACTCCAAACTCCAAACTCCAAACTCCCCACTCAGCACTCAGCACTCAGCACTCAGCACTAACTCAGCACTCCTAACTCAGCACTCAGCACTATTGGCTAGTATATAGACAGGGAGAATAACTTTTTAGCCAAGATACATCTTGGATTTTAAGCTACTTTTTAAGATTGTTTTTCTAATGGAAATTACTGAATTCTTTGAACTTTCAATTGGACGATGGCGATCGCAGCGTAGCGGTCATCATTTAGCATTCGCCCACTTTGAACAAGTCCTGTCTGACATTGACATTGAATCTCTATCCACCGATGATCCGGCAGTGTTAGCAATTTGTCAATTGTATGACACTGACCCCGCCAGTATCACCCACCCCTTTCGGATGACTTGGAAAGGTGAGTCAGACTGGGATGATAAACCCATTTCTGGTAGTACTGTGCTGGTGCCAATTCCTGATGCCGCAAATTCTTCTAGAGGAAAACTTCTGCGGGATAAGGGATACGCTGAAACAATCTCAGCAGTGGCTAAATATCATCTGAGTGACGATGGGATTTTTACCCTGCTGACAGAATATGAACTTGCTGCTGCTGAAGAAAAAATTTGGTTTGCTACTCCAAATCTGCGATTTCGGGTAGCGACAATTAAAACCAGTGATGGTAAAGGCGTTACAACAGCTTCCTTTTCTTCAGAAATTCGTTCTTTGTCAAATTCAATCAGTTAGCAAATATCAGGTTAAAACATAAAAGGAATCATCTAGTTTTGTCACTCTGAGGTTGAATATGACGATAGCGCCCAGTGAATCTAGTACCAACGCTAGCGATTTGCTCACCTTAGCCTCTTGGA encodes:
- a CDS encoding phycobiliprotein lyase, giving the protein MEITEFFELSIGRWRSQRSGHHLAFAHFEQVLSDIDIESLSTDDPAVLAICQLYDTDPASITHPFRMTWKGESDWDDKPISGSTVLVPIPDAANSSRGKLLRDKGYAETISAVAKYHLSDDGIFTLLTEYELAAAEEKIWFATPNLRFRVATIKTSDGKGVTTASFSSEIRSLSNSIS
- a CDS encoding phycobilisome rod-core linker polypeptide, with amino-acid sequence MSLWAIDSPRVELRPNTSESELQTLIRAVYKQVLGNAHLLESERLATAESQLRDRKINVREFVNSVAKSELYQSLFFNSSSQYRFIELNFKHLLGRPPADQAEIAEHVRIYNEQGYDAEIESYIDSYEYQQNFGENIVPYVRSTSSQIGIKNVTFNRTFTLLRGVASSDSDRKAKLISDVGSNLPTSIKAPAAGSSVSSTDKRFLIKVVKGSANLRTRLGNLEYVVNYNQLSGQVQNIHRTGGKIISITEVA